A DNA window from Undibacterium sp. YM2 contains the following coding sequences:
- the flgK gene encoding flagellar hook-associated protein FlgK, translated as MGSNIFGIGQSALSAAQLGIATTGHNIANASTPGYSRQTILQAANEPQNLGGSFIGQGVSVTQIQRQYNSFLAGQVNASQSTKNQADVYYSQISQINNLVADPTAGVTPALQDFFKAFQNLAASPNGTAGAAARQAALSSAQALAGRINGLETRLDQIADDVNGQIGTTVGAINSYASQIASLNDTIERAKGISNSASGPNDLLDQRDQLITELSKLTKVSVVPQGEKYNVFIGNGQPLVLGSNVTQLQVGQSLTDPSRIEVSYLVNGSSVLLPENSFGGGKLGGLFDFRSSTLDVAKNSIGRIAIGLATQFNDQQKLGLDLNGQVGGDFFTVAAPVSTPSSLNTSTAAINASITDTTALTTSDYRLQFVGGNYKITRLSDGATQSSATLPLKFDGINFQLAPPPAAAVPAAGDEFLIRPTVAGGSSFAVAIQDPAKLAAAGPLTTSFPTTNTGTGKISVGVADSQVASASNSATATISPATADDSYVGSTLNAPVNLTFASPANTISGFPAGATVSVKVGAVTTSYPPPATVPYTSGATISFSGISFSIKDGATPPANGDVFTVSKALPIAPSTLTYNAAGNTLTGFPATANVTVTNAGVSTTYPAGTAVPYTSGSTISYNGFSFSVSGNPANGDVFNIAPNTNGSGDNRNAVLLSNLQTKNTVGGSTTTFQGGYAQFVSLVGNKAHELQITSASETKLLAQNITAQQTESGVNLDEEAANLLRYQQAYQAAGKLMQIASTLFDSLLALGR; from the coding sequence ATGGGTTCAAATATATTTGGTATTGGGCAATCAGCACTGTCCGCTGCACAGCTGGGCATTGCGACGACCGGTCATAATATTGCCAATGCGTCAACTCCTGGCTATAGCCGTCAAACTATCCTGCAAGCAGCAAATGAACCGCAAAATCTGGGCGGCTCATTTATAGGGCAAGGTGTGTCGGTTACGCAGATACAGCGCCAGTACAATTCTTTCCTGGCTGGTCAGGTCAATGCTTCCCAATCAACAAAAAACCAGGCTGATGTGTATTACAGCCAGATCAGCCAGATCAATAACCTGGTGGCAGACCCCACTGCAGGTGTGACACCTGCTTTGCAAGATTTTTTCAAGGCTTTCCAGAATCTGGCTGCCAGCCCTAATGGTACGGCTGGCGCAGCTGCGCGCCAGGCCGCATTGTCGTCAGCACAAGCGCTGGCTGGCCGCATCAATGGTTTGGAAACGCGTCTCGACCAGATCGCTGACGACGTCAATGGCCAAATTGGTACGACTGTCGGTGCCATCAATAGCTATGCTTCACAAATAGCCAGTTTGAATGACACCATAGAAAGAGCCAAGGGTATTTCAAATAGTGCCAGTGGGCCTAATGATTTATTGGACCAAAGGGATCAACTGATCACTGAACTGAGCAAACTGACCAAGGTCAGCGTAGTGCCGCAGGGCGAAAAATATAATGTGTTTATTGGCAATGGTCAGCCACTGGTACTTGGCAGCAATGTGACCCAGTTGCAAGTAGGCCAGTCACTGACCGACCCCAGCCGTATTGAAGTTTCTTACCTTGTCAACGGTTCTTCAGTCTTGTTGCCTGAAAATAGTTTTGGCGGCGGCAAACTTGGCGGCTTGTTCGACTTCCGTTCCAGTACACTGGATGTCGCCAAAAACAGCATAGGCAGGATAGCGATAGGCCTGGCGACGCAATTCAACGACCAGCAAAAACTGGGACTGGATTTAAACGGGCAGGTTGGTGGTGACTTCTTTACCGTTGCGGCTCCTGTATCAACACCAAGCTCGCTCAATACGTCTACAGCTGCGATCAATGCGTCTATCACTGATACAACTGCCTTGACGACCAGCGACTATCGCCTGCAATTTGTGGGCGGCAATTATAAAATTACCCGTTTGTCTGATGGTGCAACGCAGTCTTCTGCAACTTTGCCTTTGAAGTTTGACGGTATTAATTTTCAACTGGCCCCACCACCGGCAGCGGCAGTTCCGGCGGCAGGCGATGAATTCCTGATCAGGCCGACAGTGGCAGGGGGCTCCAGTTTTGCGGTGGCGATTCAAGACCCTGCCAAACTGGCCGCAGCTGGACCTTTGACGACATCTTTCCCGACCACCAATACTGGTACGGGCAAAATCAGCGTTGGTGTTGCCGATTCCCAGGTGGCATCTGCCAGCAATTCTGCAACGGCGACGATTAGCCCTGCAACTGCCGATGATTCTTATGTTGGTTCGACCCTGAATGCACCAGTCAACCTGACATTTGCTTCTCCAGCGAATACTATTTCCGGTTTCCCTGCGGGTGCAACGGTATCGGTTAAAGTTGGCGCGGTCACGACGAGCTATCCGCCACCAGCGACTGTGCCTTATACCAGTGGTGCAACGATTAGTTTTAGCGGTATCAGCTTTTCCATCAAGGATGGTGCTACTCCGCCAGCCAATGGTGATGTGTTTACGGTATCCAAGGCTTTGCCGATAGCACCAAGCACGCTGACATATAATGCCGCTGGTAACACGCTCACTGGTTTCCCGGCGACTGCCAATGTCACGGTGACCAATGCGGGCGTATCGACAACATATCCGGCAGGGACGGCAGTACCTTATACATCTGGTTCCACGATCAGTTATAACGGCTTCAGCTTCTCTGTGTCAGGTAATCCTGCCAATGGCGATGTGTTTAATATTGCCCCGAATACCAATGGCTCAGGTGATAACCGTAATGCGGTTTTGTTGAGTAATCTGCAAACAAAAAATACCGTAGGTGGTAGTACTACCACCTTCCAGGGTGGTTATGCCCAGTTTGTCAGCCTGGTGGGTAACAAGGCGCATGAATTGCAAATTACCAGTGCTTCAGAAACAAAATTGCTGGCGCAAAATATCACTGCCCAGCAAACTGAATCAGGTGTGAACCTTGATGAAGAAGCTGCCAACTTATTGCGCTATCAACAGGCATATCAGGCGGCAGGCAAGTTGATGCAAATTGCAAGTACATTGTTTGACTCCTTATTGGCGTTGGGCAGATAG
- the flgL gene encoding flagellar hook-associated protein FlgL: MRISTSTIYQTGGSNISDLQYGLNKTQQQIAAGRRVLTPEDDPIASARALVISQSDSLNTQFATNRQAAKNNLSVAESTLSNVTDTLHNIKALIVQAGNGSYNDTDRGFIAQQLQGNLDQLFGQANATDGVGNYLFSGFNTTTAPYTKTAGSAVYNGDQGQRFIQADTSRQIPLSSPGIDIFQNIRTSAGQFNVQSNPSNVGTAVATAAINTPTSANLTGNNYEVAFDNLGTSFTVTNKTTGAVVVPLTPYVSGATVTFDGIDLNVTNAGGPPVAAPGPNDKFSIQPGNQNIFETVTDIINALNTPAGTAAAKKDLTAALTQGNNNIDKSLNNVLTARAQLGTSLQELDNLDSEGDAKGVAYKQDLSALLDLDYAKAITELNQQQTTLQAAQQSFVKTSGLSLFDYIR; the protein is encoded by the coding sequence ATGCGTATCAGTACCAGTACTATTTATCAAACGGGCGGCTCCAATATTAGCGATCTGCAGTACGGTTTGAACAAGACTCAACAGCAAATCGCTGCTGGCCGTCGTGTATTGACACCGGAAGATGATCCGATTGCTTCTGCACGTGCGCTGGTGATTTCGCAGTCAGATTCACTTAATACCCAGTTTGCCACTAACAGGCAAGCTGCAAAGAATAATCTCAGCGTTGCTGAAAGTACGCTCAGCAATGTTACTGATACCTTGCACAATATCAAGGCGCTGATTGTGCAGGCAGGTAATGGCTCCTACAACGATACCGATCGTGGATTTATCGCCCAGCAATTGCAAGGTAATCTGGACCAGTTATTTGGGCAGGCAAATGCGACTGATGGCGTTGGCAATTACTTGTTTTCTGGATTCAATACGACTACCGCGCCTTATACCAAGACTGCGGGTAGCGCTGTTTATAATGGTGACCAGGGGCAGCGCTTTATCCAGGCAGACACCTCAAGGCAAATACCCCTCAGTAGCCCTGGCATTGATATTTTCCAGAATATCCGTACATCGGCTGGTCAGTTCAATGTACAGTCTAATCCGTCCAATGTAGGTACTGCAGTTGCTACGGCGGCGATCAATACCCCTACCTCAGCGAATCTGACGGGTAATAATTACGAAGTGGCGTTTGATAATCTGGGTACTTCATTTACCGTTACCAATAAAACGACGGGTGCGGTTGTTGTTCCTCTGACCCCTTATGTCAGCGGCGCGACGGTTACCTTTGATGGTATAGATTTGAATGTCACCAACGCGGGTGGCCCACCAGTTGCTGCGCCTGGCCCAAACGACAAGTTTTCAATACAGCCAGGCAATCAAAATATCTTTGAAACTGTCACCGATATCATCAATGCCTTGAATACGCCTGCAGGTACGGCGGCAGCAAAAAAAGATTTGACGGCAGCGCTGACACAAGGCAATAACAATATCGACAAGTCTTTGAATAATGTACTGACCGCACGCGCACAACTGGGCACCAGTCTGCAAGAGCTCGATAACCTCGATAGTGAGGGGGATGCCAAGGGCGTTGCCTACAAACAGGATTTGTCTGCCTTGCTGGACCTGGATTATGCAAAGGCGATTACTGAACTCAATCAGCAACAAACTACCTTGCAGGCAGCTCAACAGTCCTTCGTCAAGACATCTGGTTTGTCTCTGTTTGACTATATCCGCTAA
- a CDS encoding OPT family oligopeptide transporter, translating to MSTPATKPGFKPYIPASAQLPEMTARALIMGVLLGMVFGASSLYLVLKVGLTVSASIPVAVIAITLFRLSNKLGAKDATILENSITQTAGSAGESLAFGLGVTMPAILILGFDLEISRVMLVGCLGGLLGILLMIPMRRTMIVEKHDELKYPEGTACAEVLKAAATDSSREAAGEKNNPNAADDASKRAAIIFGGFGIGLLYKIANVALKGWKDTPEVVFGAPLKGGSLGAEVSPELLGVGYIIGPRIAAVMAAGGVMSYLLLIPMIKFFGDALSVPLAPGTKLISEMSAHDVRGAYILYIGAGAVAAGGLVSLARAMPTIWRSLSAGLSGLGKGAAAATAPLRTDQDISMKWVVIGALAIIAVITFATPLHMNFLGALLILVFGFLFATVSSRLTGEIGSSSNPISGMTVATLLFTCLIFLIMGWTGGQYYVTALSVGAIVCIASSNAGTTSQDLKTGYIVGSTPRLQQYAILAGALSSALILGPILLKLNDSGTVYVPAAQVAPALQTDASKLTDTAQLQGPQADTDKGTYKVWHKNDNVGGPAGKYFVDNAGKAVYLVDPGINGAYNKRPDGTEVKKYDAPKAVLMSYIIKGILDRQLPWTLVLFGVMIALVLEMAGIPSLAFAVGVYLPLSSSAPLFVGGMIRWAVDRRNNKLEHNKHLSEEEKQAAGDRSSGVLLSSGYIAGGALAGIVIAFTAGILTDFDKKIGDWATANNPFFEGVNANALSMIPYALIIIALYWVAREKKTS from the coding sequence ATGTCAACACCTGCTACCAAGCCGGGGTTCAAGCCCTACATCCCGGCCTCAGCCCAACTCCCCGAAATGACCGCAAGAGCCCTGATCATGGGCGTATTACTTGGCATGGTTTTCGGTGCATCATCCCTGTATCTGGTACTCAAGGTCGGTTTGACCGTCAGTGCCTCGATACCGGTAGCCGTGATTGCCATCACCCTGTTCCGTTTAAGCAATAAGCTGGGCGCGAAAGATGCGACCATCCTGGAAAACAGTATTACCCAGACCGCCGGTTCGGCTGGTGAATCCCTGGCTTTTGGCCTTGGTGTGACCATGCCAGCCATCCTGATTCTGGGTTTTGACCTGGAAATTTCCCGCGTCATGCTGGTCGGCTGCCTCGGTGGCTTGCTGGGTATTTTGCTCATGATCCCCATGCGCAGAACCATGATCGTGGAAAAGCATGATGAACTGAAATACCCCGAAGGCACGGCCTGTGCCGAGGTATTGAAGGCCGCAGCGACCGATTCTTCGCGCGAAGCTGCCGGCGAAAAGAACAATCCAAATGCAGCAGATGATGCCAGCAAACGTGCGGCGATTATCTTTGGTGGCTTTGGTATTGGCCTCTTGTACAAGATTGCCAACGTTGCGCTCAAAGGTTGGAAAGACACGCCTGAAGTCGTATTCGGTGCGCCACTCAAAGGTGGTTCCCTGGGTGCAGAAGTCTCCCCTGAACTGCTGGGCGTAGGCTATATCATCGGCCCGCGCATTGCTGCCGTTATGGCCGCTGGTGGTGTCATGTCTTATTTGCTGCTGATCCCGATGATCAAGTTCTTTGGTGATGCATTGAGTGTGCCTCTGGCCCCTGGAACCAAGCTCATCAGTGAAATGAGTGCCCACGACGTGCGTGGCGCTTATATCCTGTACATCGGTGCTGGCGCTGTAGCTGCCGGCGGCCTGGTCAGTTTGGCACGCGCTATGCCTACGATCTGGCGCAGCCTGTCGGCTGGTTTGTCTGGCCTGGGTAAAGGTGCTGCAGCAGCTACTGCGCCACTGCGTACTGACCAGGATATCTCGATGAAGTGGGTAGTCATCGGTGCGCTGGCCATTATTGCTGTCATTACATTTGCGACACCACTGCACATGAATTTCCTGGGTGCCTTGCTGATCCTGGTGTTCGGCTTCCTGTTTGCCACCGTATCGTCCCGTCTGACAGGTGAGATAGGTTCTTCTTCCAACCCTATCTCTGGCATGACGGTAGCGACCCTGCTGTTTACCTGCCTGATCTTCCTGATCATGGGCTGGACTGGTGGTCAATACTATGTGACTGCCCTGTCTGTCGGTGCGATCGTCTGTATCGCTTCCAGTAATGCTGGTACCACCTCACAGGATTTGAAGACCGGTTACATCGTTGGTTCGACACCGCGTTTGCAGCAATATGCGATCTTGGCAGGTGCACTGTCTTCTGCCCTGATTCTTGGCCCTATCCTGTTGAAGTTGAATGACTCTGGCACTGTGTATGTACCAGCAGCACAGGTTGCTCCTGCTCTGCAGACAGATGCATCGAAACTGACTGACACTGCACAACTGCAAGGCCCACAAGCTGATACAGATAAAGGAACATACAAAGTCTGGCACAAGAATGACAATGTCGGCGGCCCTGCTGGTAAGTACTTTGTCGACAATGCAGGCAAGGCTGTCTATCTGGTCGATCCGGGTATCAATGGTGCTTACAACAAACGACCTGATGGCACTGAAGTCAAGAAATACGATGCGCCGAAAGCCGTGCTGATGTCTTACATCATCAAGGGTATCCTGGACAGGCAACTGCCCTGGACCCTGGTCCTGTTTGGCGTGATGATTGCGCTGGTACTGGAAATGGCAGGCATCCCGTCGCTGGCCTTTGCGGTGGGTGTGTATTTGCCGCTGTCATCGTCTGCCCCGCTGTTTGTGGGTGGCATGATACGCTGGGCGGTAGATCGTCGTAATAACAAGCTGGAGCACAACAAGCACCTCAGCGAAGAAGAGAAACAGGCAGCGGGGGACCGCAGTTCTGGTGTCTTGCTGTCATCTGGCTATATCGCCGGTGGTGCGCTGGCTGGTATCGTCATTGCATTCACGGCAGGTATCCTGACTGATTTTGACAAGAAAATCGGTGACTGGGCGACAGCAAACAATCCCTTCTTTGAAGGTGTCAATGCCAACGCCTTGTCCATGATCCCCTACGCGTTGATCATCATTGCGCTGTATTGGGTTGCACGGGAAAAGAAAACTTCCTGA
- a CDS encoding MFS transporter, with protein MKNKILGLFSLPERDLLRDLVYRRLWTSILISSFGAQVTMLALPLTAALLLHASATQMGMLTFMEILPFVLLSLPSGVWLDRVRKLPVYVVGEIMISISVASVPVAWWLGYLNMTWLYIVGFMIGMVNTTAGTASQIVLTQIVPRDRLVEAHAKNALATSGAEVAGPATAGALIKLLGAPIALLADAILLLTSAVILRGIHVNEVREPRADAHFWRDLKAGLSFVANKPLLIALALTVGGWQLCYNAALVVQILFATRELGLSEQAVGLSYMGMGVGTIIASVYGSRISRTIGPGPCMVLGVAVCGLGWGLLALAPTNNWGIAAFGFMLMCFSIGGVLIFINFLALRQAVTPEAMLGRMTSTMRWLILIPAGPGALIGGWLGEHMGLRYALGFAGVAALLLATFAAKNPIIRGITVLPRLSKQEEMQQV; from the coding sequence ATGAAAAATAAAATTTTAGGACTGTTTTCGCTCCCGGAAAGGGATTTATTACGCGACCTTGTCTATCGGCGTCTCTGGACTTCGATACTGATCAGTTCATTTGGTGCCCAGGTCACCATGCTGGCCCTGCCGCTGACTGCCGCCCTGCTACTGCACGCAAGTGCCACCCAGATGGGCATGCTGACTTTCATGGAGATCCTGCCCTTTGTCTTGCTGTCGCTACCTTCAGGTGTATGGCTGGACAGGGTACGCAAGCTGCCAGTTTATGTAGTCGGAGAAATCATGATCTCCATTTCGGTCGCCAGCGTGCCTGTGGCCTGGTGGTTGGGTTATCTGAACATGACATGGTTATATATAGTCGGCTTCATGATAGGTATGGTCAACACCACGGCAGGTACGGCTTCCCAGATCGTGCTGACACAGATCGTGCCACGTGACCGCCTGGTAGAAGCACATGCAAAGAATGCACTGGCAACCTCAGGGGCAGAAGTTGCAGGCCCCGCCACGGCTGGTGCATTGATCAAGTTGCTGGGTGCACCAATAGCCTTGCTGGCTGATGCCATTCTTTTACTGACATCCGCTGTGATCTTGCGCGGCATTCATGTCAATGAAGTCAGGGAACCACGTGCAGATGCACACTTCTGGCGTGACTTGAAGGCAGGCCTGTCTTTTGTCGCCAATAAACCTCTGCTGATCGCGCTGGCCTTGACAGTAGGTGGCTGGCAGCTTTGCTATAACGCGGCCTTGGTGGTGCAAATCCTGTTTGCCACGCGCGAACTGGGTTTGTCTGAACAGGCAGTTGGTCTCAGCTATATGGGTATGGGTGTGGGCACCATTATCGCCAGTGTGTATGGCAGCCGCATCAGCCGCACTATCGGGCCGGGTCCCTGCATGGTACTGGGTGTGGCAGTCTGTGGACTGGGCTGGGGTTTGCTGGCCTTGGCACCGACCAATAACTGGGGTATCGCTGCATTTGGTTTCATGCTGATGTGTTTCTCCATAGGCGGCGTGCTGATCTTTATCAACTTCCTGGCCTTGCGTCAGGCAGTCACGCCAGAAGCCATGCTGGGCCGCATGACCAGCACCATGCGCTGGCTGATACTGATACCGGCAGGGCCTGGAGCCTTGATTGGCGGCTGGCTGGGCGAGCACATGGGCCTGCGCTATGCCCTGGGTTTTGCAGGTGTGGCAGCCTTGCTGCTGGCAACATTTGCGGCAAAAAATCCGATTATTCGCGGCATCACTGTCTTGCCACGCCTGAGCAAGCAGGAGGAGATGCAACAAGTTTAA
- a CDS encoding DUF1653 domain-containing protein, producing the protein MFEKPVVMIDFETSGMSPDQGGRVTEVAALRIVGGEIVDRYVSLINSNVRIPYFITELTGITQAMVDKAPPVSEVLPELVEFIGTDTLAAHNASFDEKFLLAESDRLGLWPAHDGVICSVKLARRVFPGLSTYSLGPLAASMGIRFKGAAHRAEADAEVASNLMLRIASELGQRYGYSAIDPRLLQDINKLAAAKVPAFLKKHRAAEIAADVAPVPLIKTKGVQRFRHYKGGIYELVCEATQESDLSPVIVYRAHDGSIWTRPRSFFFEMLQINGAEVMRFTPIEE; encoded by the coding sequence ATGTTTGAAAAACCAGTAGTCATGATTGACTTTGAAACCTCCGGCATGTCACCAGACCAGGGAGGGCGCGTTACCGAAGTGGCAGCCTTGCGCATCGTCGGTGGTGAAATCGTTGACCGTTATGTCAGCCTCATCAACAGCAATGTGCGTATCCCTTACTTTATTACTGAATTGACAGGCATTACCCAGGCCATGGTGGACAAAGCACCGCCAGTATCTGAAGTGTTGCCTGAGCTCGTAGAGTTTATCGGTACTGACACATTAGCTGCCCACAACGCCAGTTTTGATGAAAAGTTCTTGTTGGCCGAGAGTGACAGGCTGGGCCTGTGGCCTGCCCATGACGGCGTGATTTGTTCCGTCAAGCTGGCACGCAGGGTTTTCCCTGGCTTGAGCACCTATTCATTGGGGCCATTGGCAGCTTCCATGGGCATACGTTTCAAAGGTGCTGCTCACAGGGCAGAGGCAGATGCAGAAGTCGCATCAAATCTGATGCTGCGCATAGCCAGCGAGCTGGGTCAGCGTTATGGCTATTCCGCAATTGACCCGCGCTTGCTACAGGATATTAACAAGCTGGCAGCAGCCAAAGTGCCAGCATTCTTAAAAAAGCACAGAGCGGCTGAGATTGCGGCTGATGTTGCGCCGGTTCCCTTGATAAAGACCAAGGGTGTGCAACGCTTTCGCCACTACAAAGGCGGGATTTATGAGCTGGTGTGCGAGGCAACGCAAGAATCTGATTTAAGCCCCGTCATTGTTTATCGCGCCCATGATGGCTCCATCTGGACCAGACCCAGGTCGTTTTTTTTTGAAATGCTGCAGATCAATGGCGCAGAGGTCATGCGTTTTACGCCCATCGAGGAATAA
- a CDS encoding peptide MFS transporter, which translates to MSTIKQRLAAVPEGAGALFFIQIFATLGFAVLYSTLVLYATKKLGFTAKDATAIMGVFGAFNYGLHLFGGYLAGRFISNRNLFVGGMILQVIGCATISVGTSATMYWGLAFFLTGSGLNVTCLNLMLTQRFKPEDNRRESAFLWNYAGMNLGFFIGFTAAGYYQLQEDYASLFIFATIGNFMAIVLAAINWRRLCDLNTTLLDATAKQFRWRFLVGLAVMAGLVPLVEFMLHRAEMTGNLVMIISIAIAVIFIILTAIHKEPRERNNMTAYVLLTIGSLVFWTLYQMAPMGLQLFAVSNVDRMVWGYEVAPQWIQNINSFVIMFGGPLMAMLFDKLRAKGWNIDIPRQFSAALIIIGLGFLVLPIGIATAASNGLVAFKWIFISYILQSIAELLISPIGYAMIGKLAPRQYQGVMMGTWMLVTGTASILASKFSGLIPEATEGLASSTNPTYNYIFSVLGWSSVGVGIVLIVLIPVLRKLITDGPAKEASAAANPVTQTEQAKPA; encoded by the coding sequence TTGTCCACAATCAAACAAAGACTGGCTGCCGTACCTGAAGGCGCAGGCGCATTGTTTTTCATACAGATTTTTGCCACCCTGGGCTTTGCCGTACTGTATTCCACCCTGGTGCTGTATGCGACCAAGAAGCTGGGCTTTACGGCAAAGGATGCCACGGCCATCATGGGTGTGTTTGGTGCATTTAATTATGGCCTGCATTTGTTTGGTGGTTATCTGGCCGGTCGTTTTATCAGCAACCGCAACCTGTTTGTTGGCGGCATGATCCTGCAAGTCATAGGCTGTGCGACTATTTCTGTAGGTACTTCAGCCACCATGTACTGGGGCCTGGCATTTTTCCTGACGGGTAGTGGCTTGAATGTCACCTGCCTGAACCTGATGCTGACGCAACGCTTCAAACCTGAAGACAATCGCCGTGAAAGCGCCTTCCTGTGGAATTATGCGGGCATGAACCTGGGCTTTTTTATTGGCTTCACCGCTGCCGGTTATTACCAGTTGCAAGAAGACTATGCCAGCCTGTTCATCTTTGCCACCATAGGCAACTTCATGGCTATCGTGCTGGCAGCAATCAACTGGCGCAGGTTATGCGACCTGAACACGACCCTGCTTGATGCCACCGCAAAACAGTTCCGCTGGCGCTTTCTGGTCGGCCTCGCGGTCATGGCTGGCCTGGTGCCACTGGTTGAATTCATGCTGCACCGCGCTGAGATGACGGGCAACCTGGTCATGATCATCAGCATTGCGATTGCTGTCATTTTCATTATCCTGACTGCCATTCACAAAGAACCACGTGAACGCAATAATATGACGGCCTATGTCTTGCTGACCATAGGTTCGCTGGTATTCTGGACACTGTATCAAATGGCCCCGATGGGTCTGCAACTGTTTGCTGTCAGTAATGTAGATCGCATGGTCTGGGGTTATGAAGTTGCGCCGCAATGGATACAGAATATCAATAGCTTTGTCATCATGTTTGGCGGCCCGCTGATGGCGATGCTGTTCGACAAATTGCGTGCCAAGGGCTGGAATATCGATATTCCGCGTCAGTTCTCTGCTGCACTGATTATCATCGGCCTGGGTTTCCTTGTCCTGCCCATAGGCATAGCAACTGCTGCCAGCAACGGCCTGGTGGCTTTCAAATGGATATTTATCAGCTACATCCTGCAAAGCATTGCTGAGCTACTTATTTCGCCTATCGGTTATGCCATGATAGGCAAACTGGCACCGCGCCAGTATCAGGGTGTGATGATGGGCACATGGATGCTGGTAACAGGCACAGCATCTATCCTGGCCAGCAAATTCTCAGGCCTGATACCTGAAGCGACTGAAGGTCTGGCCTCATCCACCAATCCAACCTATAACTACATCTTCTCCGTGCTGGGCTGGAGTAGTGTCGGCGTGGGCATCGTCCTCATTGTCCTGATCCCTGTCTTGCGCAAACTGATTACAGATGGGCCCGCTAAGGAGGCATCGGCAGCAGCAAACCCGGTGACGCAGACTGAGCAGGCTAAACCGGCATAA
- a CDS encoding XdhC family protein — MDSIDLEVLKTCDAWIKAGQACELVTVIKTWGSSPRPEGATLAIAGNGQVVGSVSGGCIEDDLIERVQREGMQRHLPEIVTYGITADEAHRFGLPCGGTIELAIEPLSARSQLDALLQGLQRHELLARRLDLRTGEVTLGRADPGQQLQFTEDALTTVHGPRWRLLIIGAGQLSRFLASIAVGMDYQVTVCDPREEYRSGWQVEGVQLIHAMPDDLVLEMQLDSRSAVVALTHDPKLDDLALMEALKSDAFYVGAIGSRINNAKRRERLKEFDLNDEQLAKLHGPIGLYIGSKTPAEIAISILAELTAVKNRILLPAEVNVAHAKSTLA, encoded by the coding sequence ATGGACAGCATAGATCTCGAAGTACTAAAAACCTGTGATGCATGGATCAAGGCAGGGCAAGCCTGCGAACTGGTCACTGTCATCAAGACCTGGGGTTCCAGCCCAAGGCCTGAAGGCGCGACACTGGCTATTGCAGGTAATGGCCAGGTAGTGGGTTCTGTCTCTGGCGGTTGCATAGAAGACGACTTGATAGAAAGAGTGCAGCGTGAAGGCATGCAGCGTCATTTGCCAGAGATAGTCACCTATGGCATTACCGCCGATGAAGCGCACCGCTTTGGTCTGCCCTGTGGCGGCACGATAGAACTGGCAATAGAACCTTTATCTGCACGCAGCCAGCTTGATGCCTTGCTGCAGGGTTTGCAAAGACATGAATTGCTCGCCAGACGCCTGGATTTGCGTACCGGTGAAGTGACACTTGGCAGGGCCGACCCGGGCCAGCAATTGCAGTTTACCGAAGATGCCTTGACAACAGTACACGGCCCGCGCTGGCGCTTGCTCATCATAGGGGCAGGGCAGTTGTCACGCTTTTTGGCCAGTATCGCAGTCGGTATGGATTATCAGGTCACGGTTTGCGATCCGCGTGAAGAATACCGCAGTGGCTGGCAAGTCGAGGGTGTGCAATTGATTCATGCCATGCCAGACGATCTGGTACTGGAAATGCAACTGGATAGCCGCAGCGCCGTGGTCGCCCTGACGCACGACCCTAAACTGGACGATCTGGCCCTCATGGAAGCCTTGAAGTCTGATGCTTTTTATGTCGGTGCCATAGGTTCGCGCATTAACAATGCCAAGCGACGCGAGAGATTAAAAGAGTTTGACCTCAATGACGAACAACTGGCAAAACTCCATGGCCCCATAGGTTTGTATATAGGTAGCAAGACACCAGCCGAGATTGCGATTTCCATACTGGCTGAATTGACGGCGGTAAAAAATCGCATTCTGCTGCCTGCCGAAGTCAATGTCGCCCATGCCAAATCCACGCTAGCCTGA